A DNA window from Drosophila pseudoobscura strain MV-25-SWS-2005 chromosome 2, UCI_Dpse_MV25, whole genome shotgun sequence contains the following coding sequences:
- the LOC4803256 gene encoding LOW QUALITY PROTEIN: thymus-specific serine protease (The sequence of the model RefSeq protein was modified relative to this genomic sequence to represent the inferred CDS: deleted 1 base in 1 codon) has protein sequence MKYTLIVLALLAPLTAAASLGNLELQPEPNAFVQSLRELRRAPPLEKSRKRANVETRWFTLKLDNFNAANNATWKDRLLINEDHFTDGSPIFIYLGGEWEIEPSAITSGLWVDIAKEHNGSLIYTEHRFFGKSFPITECFFETNLKYQSVQQALADVVHIIKILKLEDKYKDSKVIVSGCSYSATMATLIRKLYPDIILGSWASSAPLEAKVDFKDYMEVVGQAFEQLGGKYCYDLIDNATSYYQDLFEGGQGAKAKKELNLCANFNVNSKQDRWQIFSTIANVFAGLAQYQKPGNYDLPKYCSVLRSFSDDDAEALSKFVQWRLGYPTCLSVTYKGTVNYYKWAKINYEDDSGLPWIYQTCSEFGWYQSSDSENQPFGSSFPATLYTDTCHDVFSKNYTLINIEANIAATNKDFQGIDIAVKNVYWTQGGLDPWSKVGAGIAQGATIIPQASHCSDLDSISANDSPELQASKLKLAQLVRDWLAQ, from the exons ATGAAGTATACCCTAATAGTGCTAGCTCTACTGGCACCCCTGACTGCTGCCGCCAGTTTGGGGAACCTAGAACTACAGCCAGAACCCAATGCCTTTGTACAGTCCCTTAGGGAACTGCGCAGGGCTCCTCCATTGGAGAAATCGCGAAAGAGAGCCAATGTGGAAACACGTTGGTTCACCCTTAAGCTGGATAACTTCAATGCCGCCAACAATGCCACATGGAAAGAT CGCTTGCTGATCAACGAGGATCACTTTACGGATGGATCCCCCATCTTCATTTACTTGGGCGGCGAATGGGAGATCGAGCCGAGTGCCATTACATCTGGCCTGTGGGTGGACATTGCCAAGGAGCACAATGGCTCACTGATCTACACAGAACATCGTTTCTTTGGCAAGAGTTTTCCCATAACG GAGTGCTTTTTCGAGACAAACCTGAAATACCAGAGCGTACAACAGGCCCTGGCGGATGTGGTGCATATCATTAAGATCCTGAAGCTGGAGGATAAGTACAAGGACTCCAAAGTGATCGTCTCTGGCTGCTCCTACTCGGCCACTATGGCCACATTGATCAGGAAGCTCTATCCCGACATTATTCTGGGTAGCTGGGCCTCATCGGCCCCACTGGAGGCGAAAGTTGATTTCAAGGACTACATGGAGGTGGTTGGACAGGCTTTCGAGCAGCTGGGTGGAAAATACTGCTACGATCTGATCGACAATGCCACCTCGTACTATCAGGATCTGTTTGAGGGCGGCCAGGGCGCCAAGGCCAAGAAGGAGCTGAATCTCTGTGCGAATTTCAATGTGAATAGCAAACAGGACCGCTGGCAGATTTTCAGCACCATAGCCAATGTATTCGCAGGACTGGCACAGTACCAAAA ACCTGGAAACTATGATCTGCCCAAGTACTGTTCGGTGCTGCGTTCCTTCAGCGACGATGATGCCGAAGCCTTGTCCAAATTCGTGCAATGGCGACTCGGTTACCCGACCTGCCTGAGTGTCACCTATAAGGGCACCGTCAACTACTACAAATGGGCCAAGATAAACTATGAAGACGACA GCGGTCTTCCCTGGATATATCAGACTTGCAGCGAATTTGGTTGGTACCAGTCATCAGACAGCGAAAACCAGCCTTTTGGTTCCTCCTTCCCGGCCACCCTCTACACAGACACCTGCCACGATGTTTTCAGCAAGAACTATACCCTCATCAATATCGAGGCTAACATTGCAGCCACCAACAAGGACTTCCAGGGCATCGATATCGCTGTGAAGAATGTCTACTGGACCCAGGGGGGTCTGGATCCATGGAGCAAGGTGGGGGCAGGCATCGCCCAAGGGGCCACCATTATTCCGCAGGCCTCGCACTGCTCCGATCTGGATTCTATAAGTGCCAACGATAGCCCTGAACTTCAGGCCTCCAAGCTGAAGTTGGCACAGCTCGTTCGGGATTGGTTGGCGCAGTAA
- the LOC4803258 gene encoding probable transcriptional regulatory protein MS53_0373 — protein MPNKRLPHLNASMQPHMSRPSLVRSSSPKQEPDKRNGLDRDLLEESREECKRVRWNIPFDSLQDKRGPSKSKLSQKSPSFITPSSTKPMQFDPDTPKEVQVAHELRLAVHRGGGSTDPDHNYALRAKLSPLQLPYSRIQRILKECELYERNQNTFIVPIDYNDDQVALVCKARTHNLAELKQRLAPLLMRYKARLYNRHLFTETGVIKAIVPRKTRLNFSDFSQTVQTDALWCKASSGEISDYENGFVVFKCPPNELADVAAKLKQSGYKIHHSEIGHCPNEPLVSLSPRHLKRYVDFVMELKQDEDIFKVYDNVDHQI, from the coding sequence ATGCCTAACAAACGACTGCCTCATTTGAATGCCAGCATGCAGCCGCACATGTCCAGGCCCAGTCTGGTGCGCAGCTCCTCGCCCAAGCAGGAGCCGGACAAGCGGAATGGCCTCGATAGGGATTTACTGGAGGAGTCCAGAGAGGAATGCAAGCGAGTCCGTTGGAATATCCCGTTTGATTCGTTGCAAGACAAACGAGGGCCAAGCAAAAGTAAGTTGAGCCAAAAGAGCCCCTCCTTCATCACGCCGTCAAGCACAAAACCAATGCAATTCGATCCGGATACCCCAAAGGAGGTGCAGGTGGCCCACGAACTGCGGCTGGCGGTGCACCGCGGTGGCGGTTCTACTGATCCCGACCACAACTACGCGCTGAGGGCCAAGCTgtcgccgctgcagctgcccTACAGCCGCATCCAGCGGATCCTCAAGGAGTGCGAGCTCTACGAACGGAACCAGAACACCTTTATCGTGCCCATCGATTACAACGATGATCAGGTGGCACTCGTGTGCAAGGCTCGGACGCACAACCTCGCGGAACTGAAGCAGCGACTGGCCCCCTTGCTGATGCGATACAAGGCGCGGCTTTACAATCGGCATCTGTTCACCGAAACGGGCGTCATCAAGGCCATTGTGCCCCGCAAGACGCGTCTTAACTTCTCGGACTTCAGCCAAACCGTCCAGACGGATGCCCTGTGGTGCAAGGCCTCTTCCGGCGAAATAAGCGACTATGAAAATGGCTTTGTCGTCTTCAAGTGCCCGCCCAACGAATTGGCCGACGTGGCGGCAAAACTTAAGCAAAGCGGCTACAAAATCCATCACTCGGAGATCGGACATTGCCCCAACGAGCCTTTGGTTTCGCTCTCCCCGCGCCACCTTAAACGCTACGTGGATTTCGTGATGGAACTAAAACAGGATGAGGACATATTCAAAGTGTATGACAATGTTGACCATCAAATTTAA
- the Aptx gene encoding aprataxin-like protein, translating into MWRFNLINTIADQANWIISSDVAIVIADKYPKAQHHYLVLPKAEISSVFNLTREHLPLLEELHLLARNVVEVRGQQWNDFKVGFHAEPSLERVHLHVISQDFVSPCLKRKKHWTSFNTALFVPYEELRDKLQSENSFQRLPPHAYHKLLDSPLQCNQCERICINLPKLKEHLLEHLLNKSDGQQKSVIYTKIETSKDKINIMDVTEKNKIKMDHIKQNIRNELRKKILDKNHILIESDRAVVVKADYPKAQYHFRVVAKEDIEDVTKLTSDHLPLLDHMMELAVQIIGKQDHLPSRNFRIGFKADPFWDRLNMHVISDDFYSLSMKRIKHWNSFNTELFLPFQQAYMMLDSEGAIETLSEVEFQKLKEQTPLHCNQCDFQSPLLLALKAHLFTHWQDKESERRTKKQMEDIVKLLDEAKLEDTAKPEAASSREEHEITASTSQKSMDQNQPVGADANAYHQCGPLVNLMNLQHINNPFRNTPARFGIAAKTHPQPTNSMYAPRPHRAGNPLAYAPRPQQGGNPFRNMPPRPQLGGNRFGPHLNRFGPQSKDMRPMFAAPNQQPRFGPKQPQNQRPRAPNQPQNQRPRGPNQPQNQGTRAPNQSKFQ; encoded by the exons ATGTGGCGTTTTAATCTGATAAACACTATTGCCGATCAGGCCAATTGGATAATTTCCTCGGATGTGGCCATTGTCATAGCCGATAAGTATCCGAAAGCGCAACATCACTATCTGGTGCTGCCCAAGGCGGAAATTTCGTCCGTTTTTAAT ctGACCCGAGAGCATTTGCCACTGTTGGAGGAACTGCATCTGCTGGCCCGCAACGTTGTCGAAGTGCGCGGCCAGCAGTGGAATGACTTTAAGGTGGGCTTCCATGCCGAGCCGAGCCTGGAACGCGTGCATTTGCATGTGATATCCCAGGATTTTGTGTCGCCATGTCTAAAGAGGAAAAAGCACTGGACCTCCTTCAACACGGCACTGTTTGTGCCATACGAAG AACTGCGCGACAAGCTTCAGTCGGAAAACAGTTTCCAGCGCCTGCCGCCGCATGCGTACCATAAACTGCTGGACTCACCGCTTCAATGCAATCAATGCGAACGCATATGCATAAATTTGCCCAAACTTAAGGAGCACTTGCTGGAGCATCTTCTAAATAAGAGTG ACGGACAGCAGAAAAGTGTGATTTACACGAAAATTGAAACATCCAAAGACAAAATTAACATAATGGACGTCAcagagaaaaataaaataaaaatggatCATATAAAGCAGAACATACGCAACGAACTGAGGAAGAAGATCTTGGACAAGAATCACATTCTTATCGAAAGCGACAGGGCGGTGGTGGTGAAGGCCGACTATCCCAAAGCGCAGTACCACTTTCGTGTGGTGGCCAAAGAGGATATCGAGGATGTGACCAAG CTGACCAGCGATcatctgccgctgctggacCACATGATGGAGCTGGCCGTCCAGATCATTGGGAAGCAGGACCACTTGCCGTCACGCAATTTTCGCATTGGCTTCAAGGCGGACCCGTTCTGGGACCGGCTGAACATGCACGTTATATCCGATGACTTCTACTCCCTGTCGATGAAGCGCATCAAGCACTGGAACAGCTTCAACACCGAGCTGTTCCTGCCTTTCCAACAGGCCTACATGATGCTGGACAGTGAGGGCGCTATTGAGACCCTCTCCGAGGTGGAGTTCCAAAAGCTGAAGGAACAAACGCCTCTCCACTGCAATCAGTGCGACTTTCAGTCCCCATTGTTGTTGGCTCTGAAGGCCCATCTCTTCACTCATTGGCAGGACAAGGAATCCGAACGTCGGACAAAAAAGCAAATGGAAGATATTGTCAAGTTGCTGGACGAAGCAAAACTGGAGGACACCGCCAAGCCGGAAGCGGCATCATCCCGCGAGGAGCACGAGATCACCGCCAGCACCAGTCAGAAGTCTATGGATCAGAACCAGCCAGTGGGTGCCGATGCCAATGCGTACCACCAATGCGGGCCACTTGTAAACTTGATGAATCTGCAGCACATCAATAACCCATTCAGAAACACGCCGGCTCGTTTCGGTATAGCCGCGAAGACTCATCCACAGCCTACAAATTCCATGTATGCACCGCGTCCACATCGGGCCGGCAACCCCTTGGCCTATGCGCCGCGACCACAGCAGGGCGGTAACCCCTTCAGAAACATGCCGCCGCGTCCACAGCTGGGCGGAAACCGCTTCGGACCGCATTTAAATCGCTTCGGACCGCAATCAAAGGACATGAGGCCTATGTTTGCTGCACCCAACCAACAGCCTAGATTTGGTCCAAAACAACCACAGAATCAGCGTCCTCGTGCTCCAAATCAACCACAGAACCAGCGTCCTCGTGGTCCAAATCAACCACAGAATCAGGGGACTCGTGCTCCAAACCAATCGAAGTTCCAATAg
- the LOC4803257 gene encoding putative serine protease K12H4.7 — translation MKWLSFVLPILLWLPNLWAVYNPYRRNLELLFQEPSAGSYTKNDAVSVEELWLEQKVDNFDALNNQTWKMRYLRNGKYHRNQGPIFIFVGGEWSISPGFLSTGLTHDMAVENSGMLFYTEHRYYGQSLPHGKESFRVDKLQHLSIYQSLADLAHFIRFQKSENPRMKQSEVILVGGSYSGSMVAWMTQLYPDLIAASWASSAPLLAKADFHEYMEVASNSIRLSYGQNCTTRIQKGFQHLTKLFEENQIPELLQKLNGCEDYEPNDPLDRAAFFNGLGNYFALIVQSYSSYIPQLCDTLMSLNSNDEVAFEGFLELLFAEGRRSTDCQDFGYGAMLQLFSDPISGIRAWFYQTCNEFGWYSTTATSDSSSTFGNQVPLSYYERLCLDAFGPEQTREKLAQGIEQANNHFGGYHFNQSERYGEVFFTHGQLDPWRSLGKQKGNQAIVLRGYSHCEDLGGIQVRDSVQMNLAKLRVMSFLRRHI, via the exons ATGAAGTGGCTGTCTTTTGTGCTGCCAATTCTTTTATGGCTACCAAATCTTTGGGCTGTCTATAATCCTTATAGAAGAAATTTGGAGCTGCTATTCCAGGAGCCCAGTGCGGGATCTTATACCAAAAACGATGCCGTTTCGGTTGAAGAACTTTGGTTGGAACAAAAAGTTGATAATTTCGATGCTCTGAACAATCAGACCTGGAAAATG CGCTATCTACGCAATGGCAAATATCATAGGAATCAAGGACCCATCTTCATATTTGTGGGCGGTGAATGGAGCATAAGTCCGGGGTTTCTGAGCACAGGTCTCACCCACGACATGGCTGTGGAAAATTCGGGAATGCTGTTCTACACCGAACATCGTTACTATGGACAGAGCTTGCCCCATGG AAAGGAGAGCTTCCGTGTGGATAAGCTGCAGCATTTGAGTATCTATCAATCCCTGGCTGATTTGGCTCACTTCATACGCTTTCAAAAGTCGGAGAATCCTCGAATGAAACAGTCGGAAGTCATATTAGTCGGTGGTTCATATTCGGGCAGCATGGTGGCCTGGATGACACAATTGTATCCCGATTTGATAGCCGCCAGTTGGGCCTCAAGTGCCCCACTGCTGGCCAAAGCGGATTTTCATG AGTACATGGAAGTGGCTAGCAATTCGATTCGCTTAAGTTATGGTCAAAATTGTACTACTAGAATACAGAAGGGTTTTCAGCACTTGACAAAGTTGTTTGAAGAAAATCAAATTCCGGAATTACTGCAAAAACTCAATGGCTGTGAGGATTATGAACCCAACGATCCCCTGGATAGAGCTGCCTTCTTCAATGGCTTGGGCAACTATTTTGCTTTGATTGTGCAGAGTTATAG TTCATATATTCCACAACTTTGCGACACTTTAATGTCTTTGAACTCCAACGATGAAGTGGCATTTGAGGGTTTCTTAGAACTACTCTttgcagaaggcagaaggtcGACAGATTGCCAGGACTTTGGCTATGGGGCCATGCTGCAACTATTCAGCGATCCAATTTCAGGCA TTCGTGCCTGGTTCTATCAGACATGCAATGAATTTGGCTGGTACTCGACCACAGCCACAAGCGATTCATCATCGACCTTTGGCAATCAAGTGCCTTTGTCCTACTACGAGCGTCTCTGTTTGGATGCATTCGGTCCAGAACAGACCCGGGAGAAGCTAGCCCAGGGCATTGAGCAGGCCAACAATCACTTTGGTGGCTACCATTTCAATCAGAGTGAGCGCTATGGAGAGGTATTCTTTACGCACGGCCAGCTGGATCCTTGGCGCTCTCTGGGCAAGCAAAAAGGCAATCAGGCCATTGTCTTGAGGG GCTACTCGCATTGCGAGGACCTTGGCGGCATTCAAGTAAGGGACAGCGTGCAAATGAATCTGGCCAAACTGCGTGTGATGTCCTTTCTGCGCCGTCACATATAA